One stretch of Roseimicrobium sp. ORNL1 DNA includes these proteins:
- a CDS encoding O-antigen ligase family protein: MDFFAVVLVLLIYFIRPQDWVPGLIGVGIVNPVMMLAMVTMVLRAKNLGRPLKFLATPQDWAMLAYYAFIVWTSPSPNDALKGAFPLFAFYFVTVQALDSPARLRTYMKYWMIALVVIAGFGVGSLYGWDFTGAAAMTAANKGRLAIGTWMHNNPNALGHSVILVIPMAYFLLFWRSSMTNRLIAALLALLAFECVMRTESKGAFLAGFIVVVLTYSFGRSKIFQILLVTAAVAGSGAVLSIMPRMAEMGSLKSDEGVQGRLLAWEIARAASRQHIVSGQGWKTFKATIRWEKMSISKATHSSYVQVGAELGKGGIFLYILLMWLGAKSTIRCGPLDEEGERCRKCIFGLVVAYAISNWMIDRAYHTEFFLFMAATSAFHRLYLLRKPVEVEEPEAAVRSPVLPARVFQPPVRLVPDFLQPVAAVSGPAFPRVAVNGWAEGREPSRDQAPDPADKGPVLPKWVLRPTLVDALIAATGTWVVFAFWDYILKTMLY, encoded by the coding sequence ATGGACTTCTTCGCTGTTGTACTCGTCCTCCTGATATACTTTATCAGGCCCCAGGACTGGGTGCCCGGGTTGATAGGCGTGGGGATCGTGAACCCGGTCATGATGCTCGCCATGGTCACCATGGTGCTCCGCGCCAAGAACTTGGGCAGACCCCTGAAGTTTCTGGCGACCCCCCAGGACTGGGCCATGCTGGCCTACTATGCCTTTATCGTTTGGACCTCGCCGTCTCCCAACGATGCGCTCAAGGGGGCGTTTCCCCTGTTCGCGTTCTACTTTGTCACGGTGCAGGCCCTGGATTCGCCGGCGCGACTGCGCACGTACATGAAGTACTGGATGATCGCCCTGGTGGTGATCGCCGGCTTTGGCGTGGGCAGTCTTTATGGCTGGGACTTTACCGGTGCTGCCGCGATGACTGCGGCCAACAAGGGCCGTCTGGCGATTGGCACCTGGATGCACAACAACCCCAACGCGCTGGGGCACTCGGTCATCCTGGTCATTCCCATGGCCTACTTCCTGTTGTTCTGGCGCAGTTCCATGACGAACCGGCTGATTGCCGCTCTGCTGGCTTTGCTGGCATTTGAGTGCGTGATGAGGACTGAGTCCAAAGGGGCGTTCCTCGCGGGTTTCATTGTTGTGGTGCTTACCTATTCCTTCGGGCGCTCGAAGATTTTCCAGATCCTGCTGGTCACCGCCGCAGTGGCCGGGAGCGGTGCGGTGCTGAGCATCATGCCGCGCATGGCGGAAATGGGCAGCCTCAAGTCGGATGAAGGCGTGCAGGGGCGACTGCTGGCATGGGAGATCGCCCGAGCCGCCAGCCGCCAGCACATCGTGTCAGGTCAGGGGTGGAAGACCTTCAAGGCCACCATCCGCTGGGAAAAGATGTCGATTTCGAAAGCCACCCACAGTTCCTATGTGCAGGTCGGCGCGGAACTGGGCAAGGGTGGGATATTCCTCTACATCCTGCTGATGTGGCTGGGAGCGAAGTCGACGATCCGATGCGGGCCGCTCGATGAAGAAGGTGAGCGATGTCGCAAATGTATTTTTGGCCTGGTGGTGGCCTACGCCATCTCCAACTGGATGATTGACCGTGCTTACCACACGGAGTTCTTCCTTTTCATGGCGGCGACGAGTGCCTTCCATCGCCTCTATCTGCTCCGCAAGCCGGTGGAGGTGGAAGAACCAGAGGCGGCGGTCAGGAGTCCGGTGTTGCCAGCTCGCGTGTTTCAGCCGCCGGTCCGGCTTGTGCCAGACTTTCTTCAGCCGGTTGCCGCCGTGTCTGGTCCTGCTTTCCCGCGCGTAGCTGTCAATGGTTGGGCGGAGGGACGCGAGCCCTCTCGAGACCAGGCTCCGGACCCTGCTGACAAGGGGCCGGTCCTGCCCAAATGGGTCCTCCGGCCTACTCTTGTGGATGCGTTGATTGCTGCCACCGGTACCTGGGTGGTCTTTGCGTTTTGGGATTACATTCTCAAGACGATGCTGTACTGA
- a CDS encoding class I SAM-dependent methyltransferase, which yields MDTQEARRHHFEVEKELATRLRNSTREERAGLAAELYSELYRRVPEHPRVARSKEKSAEERSLQAQMRLVRHALAPGVRFLEFGAGTGTFSMHVAPQVREAIALEVCAQGGVSDGLPANYRMVMHDGLVIPLPDGEVDVAFSYQVLEHLHPDDVELHFQEMNRVLKPGGCYILSTPHAQSGPHDVSRYFSNKLETFHLKEWTYGEMAPLMRKCGFSRIQPFLRGKTGSAHQWLLPAFVTAEFALRMMPEALRIKAARKFLNNVVVCAFK from the coding sequence ATGGATACGCAGGAGGCACGCCGCCACCACTTTGAGGTTGAGAAGGAGCTCGCGACCCGGTTGCGCAACAGCACACGGGAGGAGCGCGCGGGGCTCGCGGCGGAGTTGTATTCGGAACTGTATCGTCGCGTACCCGAGCATCCCAGGGTGGCGCGGTCCAAGGAAAAGTCCGCAGAGGAAAGGTCCCTGCAGGCCCAGATGCGGCTGGTGCGCCATGCACTGGCGCCGGGCGTGCGGTTTCTGGAGTTTGGCGCCGGCACCGGTACGTTCTCCATGCATGTGGCGCCGCAGGTGCGGGAGGCGATTGCGCTGGAGGTTTGTGCGCAGGGAGGCGTTTCGGACGGGCTTCCCGCAAACTACCGCATGGTCATGCATGACGGGCTGGTGATTCCTCTTCCGGACGGTGAAGTGGATGTGGCCTTCAGCTATCAGGTGCTGGAGCATCTTCATCCGGATGATGTGGAACTCCACTTCCAGGAGATGAACCGCGTCCTCAAACCGGGCGGGTGCTACATCCTGAGCACGCCCCACGCGCAGTCCGGCCCGCATGATGTGTCCCGCTACTTCAGTAACAAGCTGGAGACCTTCCATTTGAAGGAATGGACCTACGGCGAGATGGCTCCGCTAATGCGGAAGTGCGGATTCAGCCGCATCCAGCCATTCCTCAGGGGCAAGACGGGTTCGGCCCATCAGTGGCTCCTTCCCGCCTTCGTGACTGCCGAGTTTGCACTGCGCATGATGCCGGAAGCCCTGCGGATCAAGGCGGCCAGAAAGTTCCTGAACAATGTGGTTGTATGTGCATTCAAGTGA
- a CDS encoding sugar transferase, translating into MIHSIKGKERWNATRNHFILDAAIVFGGMVAASAVRFQDFTPPVVLRYLPVLIIASLAVPAILYGAGLYSVRSLHLKKRHRYLLLGLCYLAGVVLMLTFGSLDFSSRVGRGVLAISFPITFGLLMAHHAFLARLTLGYRERVAVLVAGKKDYESWLKLQRLPSNAAHLIGILDVRTPEERIDHPLESNLLGARDTIMSAVEDNNIDTLLCSGRHLRDQQLVSKLREVCFGGVRLSRIVDFFEENYHMVPVWLIDLDWLLGASSLPHRGYVRKWKRLFDVAVSGFVGVVLSPFLLVAMAWIRIVSPEGPVFFRQIRCGRLGRKFEVLKLRTMRVDAESAGPQWASKNDPRVFLGGGFLRKFRIDEIPQLWNILRGDMSFVGPRPERPDFIDKLSEDVPYFRERLLVAPGLTGWAQVNYPYGATTQDARRKLEYDLYYMKHMTLTLDMFVILDTVRIVLTGGVSQRALDDADSREAMVGSPEAMDDDSSEQLAPSVV; encoded by the coding sequence ATGATTCATAGTATCAAAGGCAAAGAGCGCTGGAATGCCACGCGCAACCATTTCATCCTGGACGCCGCAATCGTCTTCGGAGGAATGGTGGCCGCATCTGCGGTCCGCTTTCAGGACTTCACTCCGCCGGTGGTCTTGCGTTATCTGCCGGTGTTGATCATCGCTTCGCTTGCGGTTCCGGCCATCCTCTATGGTGCAGGATTGTATTCTGTGCGGAGCTTGCATCTCAAGAAGCGGCACCGTTACTTGTTGCTGGGACTTTGTTATCTGGCCGGCGTGGTGCTGATGCTGACCTTCGGCTCTCTGGATTTCAGTTCGCGAGTGGGTCGCGGCGTGCTGGCCATCAGCTTTCCGATCACCTTCGGATTGCTCATGGCGCATCATGCGTTCCTTGCACGATTGACCTTGGGTTACCGGGAGAGGGTGGCGGTTCTGGTCGCGGGGAAGAAGGACTACGAAAGCTGGCTGAAACTGCAGCGGCTTCCCAGCAATGCTGCGCACTTGATAGGCATCCTGGATGTCCGCACTCCCGAGGAACGGATCGACCATCCGCTGGAGAGCAATTTGCTGGGAGCTCGCGACACCATCATGTCCGCGGTGGAGGACAACAACATCGACACCCTCCTGTGTTCTGGCCGGCATCTCAGGGATCAGCAGTTGGTGTCGAAGCTGCGTGAGGTCTGCTTCGGTGGCGTGCGACTCTCACGCATTGTGGACTTCTTTGAGGAGAACTATCACATGGTGCCGGTGTGGCTCATTGACCTGGACTGGCTCCTTGGTGCCAGCTCGCTGCCGCACCGCGGGTATGTGAGAAAGTGGAAGCGCCTTTTCGATGTGGCTGTCTCCGGGTTTGTCGGTGTGGTGTTGTCGCCCTTCCTTCTCGTGGCCATGGCGTGGATCCGGATTGTCTCTCCGGAAGGGCCTGTATTTTTCAGGCAGATCCGCTGTGGTCGCCTCGGTCGCAAGTTTGAAGTGCTGAAGCTGCGCACCATGCGGGTGGATGCCGAGTCGGCCGGACCGCAGTGGGCCTCGAAAAATGATCCCCGTGTGTTCCTGGGCGGTGGTTTCCTGCGCAAGTTCCGCATCGATGAGATTCCGCAACTCTGGAACATCCTCCGCGGAGACATGAGTTTCGTGGGGCCGCGTCCGGAGCGTCCTGATTTCATTGATAAGCTGTCGGAAGATGTGCCCTACTTTAGGGAGCGCCTTCTGGTGGCCCCCGGACTCACGGGCTGGGCCCAGGTGAATTATCCCTATGGCGCGACCACCCAGGATGCGCGGCGCAAGCTGGAGTACGATCTGTACTACATGAAGCACATGACCCTGACGCTGGACATGTTCGTCATCCTGGACACGGTGCGCATTGTGCTCACCGGCGGTGTCTCCCAAAGGGCGCTGGATGATGCTGACTCCCGTGAGGCGATGGTGGGAAGTCCGGAGGCCATGGATGATGACAGCAGTGAGCAACTGGCTCCGAGTGTGGTATGA
- a CDS encoding glycosyltransferase: MDRPVRLLEVVDSLQPGGMENVLVQVLSRYDPAQIISDVVCLSRGGPFEKRLPASTKVHVIGKEAGFNWKTVRSMRELIQSGGYDVVHTHHLGGLIFFSLACALRKRPVLIHSEHTIWTGEELTRKKRWQRRVLYPIASAVTTVSQQQVDQMQALGFRHRQMFPIINGVDSARFRPAEDKQAVRRGLQLDPDACWLGMVARFGPWKRHMDLIEAFENMAGDHPKVNLLLVGDGGPEKDRVLARLEASRYRSRMHWAGFQLDPVPCYQAMDVLVVSSSNEGMPNAVLEAMSCGLPVMANDVCGVREIAEDEKHGWIKDLSTVEKLEKGLRQAAEAPQAELERRGRAAMLHVQDRFSMSATVDKYRNLFCQSVCE, from the coding sequence ATGGATAGACCTGTGCGACTGCTGGAGGTCGTGGACAGTTTGCAACCCGGTGGCATGGAGAATGTGCTCGTCCAGGTACTGTCGCGGTATGATCCTGCACAGATCATTTCGGACGTGGTCTGCCTTTCGCGCGGTGGTCCTTTCGAGAAGCGCCTCCCGGCCAGCACGAAGGTGCACGTGATCGGAAAAGAGGCCGGCTTCAACTGGAAGACGGTGCGCAGCATGCGCGAGCTGATCCAGAGTGGCGGCTATGATGTGGTGCACACGCATCATCTTGGCGGACTCATTTTCTTCTCGCTCGCTTGCGCTCTGCGGAAGAGACCGGTGCTCATCCATTCCGAGCACACCATCTGGACGGGAGAGGAGCTCACGCGGAAGAAGCGCTGGCAGCGTCGGGTGTTGTATCCCATCGCCTCGGCGGTCACCACGGTCTCCCAGCAGCAGGTGGATCAGATGCAGGCACTCGGGTTCCGGCACCGGCAGATGTTCCCCATCATCAATGGCGTGGACTCTGCGCGGTTCCGTCCTGCAGAAGATAAACAGGCCGTGCGGCGGGGACTGCAACTGGATCCCGATGCGTGCTGGCTGGGCATGGTGGCCAGGTTCGGTCCGTGGAAGCGTCACATGGATTTGATCGAGGCCTTTGAGAACATGGCTGGTGATCATCCCAAGGTGAATCTGCTTCTGGTGGGAGATGGTGGACCGGAGAAGGACCGTGTACTCGCGCGCCTTGAGGCGAGCCGGTATCGCAGCCGCATGCACTGGGCGGGCTTCCAGCTCGATCCTGTTCCCTGCTATCAGGCCATGGATGTGCTGGTGGTATCGTCGTCCAACGAAGGCATGCCCAATGCCGTGCTGGAGGCCATGTCTTGCGGATTGCCCGTGATGGCGAATGATGTGTGCGGGGTGCGAGAAATCGCCGAGGATGAGAAACACGGCTGGATCAAGGACCTGAGCACGGTCGAGAAACTCGAAAAAGGCCTGCGTCAGGCGGCTGAAGCGCCTCAGGCGGAACTCGAACGGAGGGGGAGGGCGGCCATGCTCCATGTGCAGGACCGTTTCTCGATGTCTGCAACCGTGGACAAATACCGCAATCTTTTTTGTCAGTCGGTATGTGAATGA
- a CDS encoding class I SAM-dependent methyltransferase yields the protein MKDLVQNRQRMTLGQKLKLASLAVKENGVQWTLLLGVYGAASAVADRAFGGMQRLRAGKHIPGMNSREMNRAIWESWNWDGGGDEWTPSPEWKESLMRCILRPAIPQGSTVIEIGPGAGRWTGEILKLCGNYTAYDISRTCVELCSKQFADQKHATFQVTDGCSLPGAQDGATDVVWSFDVFVHINAEDVAVYLKEIHRVLKRGGHAVLHHGSKAGELGGWRSNLTTARMRELAAEAGLEVISQVDGWQDGDVRHDAGLYEDIITTLRKPAHG from the coding sequence ATGAAGGATCTCGTACAGAACCGGCAACGCATGACCCTTGGGCAGAAGCTCAAGCTGGCATCACTCGCAGTGAAGGAGAATGGGGTTCAGTGGACTCTGCTGCTGGGCGTCTATGGCGCGGCCAGTGCCGTGGCAGACAGGGCCTTCGGTGGCATGCAGCGTTTGCGCGCCGGGAAGCACATTCCCGGGATGAACAGCCGTGAGATGAACCGGGCCATCTGGGAGAGCTGGAACTGGGATGGCGGTGGCGATGAATGGACACCCAGTCCCGAGTGGAAGGAAAGCCTGATGCGCTGCATTCTGCGACCGGCCATTCCCCAGGGATCCACAGTAATAGAGATCGGTCCTGGCGCGGGTCGTTGGACCGGGGAGATCCTGAAGCTCTGCGGCAACTATACTGCCTATGACATCTCCCGCACCTGCGTGGAGCTTTGCAGCAAGCAGTTCGCGGATCAGAAGCACGCCACCTTTCAGGTGACGGATGGATGCTCCCTGCCCGGAGCGCAGGATGGCGCCACGGATGTGGTATGGTCGTTTGATGTGTTCGTGCATATCAATGCCGAAGATGTCGCTGTTTACCTGAAGGAGATTCACCGGGTGCTGAAGCGGGGTGGTCACGCCGTGCTTCATCATGGCTCAAAGGCCGGAGAGCTGGGTGGCTGGAGGAGCAACCTGACGACGGCTCGCATGCGTGAGCTCGCCGCGGAGGCTGGTCTCGAAGTTATTTCCCAGGTGGATGGCTGGCAGGATGGCGATGTGCGCCATGATGCCGGCCTCTATGAGGACATCATCACCACCTTGAGAAAACCGGCCCATGGATAG
- a CDS encoding glycosyltransferase family A protein, translated as MLGEARTLPGVTVVIPVYNYASYLAEAIRSALTQEYSGKLEVLVVDDGSTDESPSVIASFGSAISSHRQPNAGLSAARNTGMRLATHDLVVFLDADDLLEPTCVQELVGARQPLPDEKKEPVVIGSRGRMIDANGAFLSELASDLDGRVERFEVSDFILRNRFAPIVLADRRVLLGLEGFDTKLPASEDRDMWIRAATVGPVVLVHRALHRKRDHGANMSRHAERQTSCILRVLEKAKQQSGIPLNSRVWAEAEAVCLFQSARMYLAAGERKMAIKQCVRSLRRAWWLSCTQEVGYPAGFRARFLLLQLGRALGFGKAPAATGGDGKEGNWTPVNLKTR; from the coding sequence ATGCTTGGGGAAGCGCGAACATTGCCCGGTGTCACCGTGGTGATCCCGGTCTATAACTACGCCAGTTACCTGGCGGAGGCGATTCGGTCAGCCCTGACCCAAGAATACAGCGGAAAGCTGGAGGTGCTGGTGGTGGATGACGGTTCCACAGATGAAAGCCCCTCTGTGATCGCGAGCTTCGGTTCTGCAATTTCGAGCCATCGCCAGCCAAATGCCGGACTTTCTGCCGCGCGAAATACCGGGATGAGACTCGCCACCCATGACCTGGTGGTCTTTCTCGACGCGGACGATCTTCTCGAACCCACGTGCGTGCAGGAGCTTGTCGGCGCCCGCCAACCGCTACCGGATGAGAAGAAGGAACCCGTTGTCATAGGATCACGTGGCCGGATGATTGATGCCAACGGTGCGTTCCTCAGTGAGCTGGCCAGCGATCTCGATGGACGGGTGGAGCGGTTCGAGGTGTCCGACTTTATTCTTCGCAATCGCTTTGCACCCATAGTCCTGGCCGACCGTCGCGTGTTGCTCGGCCTTGAAGGTTTCGATACCAAGCTGCCTGCGTCCGAAGATCGCGACATGTGGATCCGTGCGGCGACTGTTGGTCCCGTGGTGCTCGTGCATCGTGCACTTCATCGCAAACGGGATCACGGAGCCAACATGTCGCGGCATGCAGAGCGGCAGACCTCATGCATTCTGAGGGTACTGGAGAAAGCGAAACAGCAGTCCGGCATTCCTCTGAATTCCCGAGTCTGGGCAGAGGCTGAGGCGGTGTGCCTTTTCCAGTCTGCTCGCATGTACCTCGCTGCGGGCGAAAGGAAGATGGCCATCAAACAATGCGTGCGTTCCCTGCGTCGGGCGTGGTGGTTGAGTTGCACCCAAGAGGTTGGCTATCCCGCGGGATTCAGGGCGCGTTTCCTGCTGCTGCAGTTGGGGCGTGCTCTTGGATTTGGAAAGGCGCCTGCCGCCACTGGTGGTGATGGAAAAGAGGGCAACTGGACGCCCGTGAATTTGAAGACACGATGA
- a CDS encoding glycosyltransferase — MKTKDGNAPRASVSVIIPTYRRPDVLPRAISSALRQTLKPAQILVVDDGSGDHSAEVAGSFPSVTVLQQANAGAANARNLGLRSCTSDYVVSLDHDDAWDETFLQMAIDALETHQADVAWVNFRQKGRHSFRNYLRAHKHLARLLESSGTEDVIPVDHDTAVEFLLFSNGAASNSALVYRRKALGAGWEPDTHVADDLRLLARLLTKQRLKHVFLRQPLWTKHEDDGGFSLSSESTVRKSLSDHLAVGQLIESHRSSADAKHWRKKVGDLRYKLAYHCLWDSNARAAFSEARTAYKEVGVTKGLLKLATLAFLRKGSHALHLRATHQKSPSPQLAAQNTPATSGRTPWLSIIIPVYDAAAKLAGTLRSLRLHEAPGVEIVIVDGSRCAKTASVVTDFQVAPPNCLRLIAEPDTGIYDAMNKGIQQSHGDWLYFLGAGDHLLPGSLREMQRHLSPDTRSLYYGNVLWSGKIYDGPFTASKLCWYNICHQAIFYGRQVFELLGHYDLRYPACADWEFNLRCYGTHALPKIHLPVTVAEYESGGRSSLGDPAFERDRWRLALKHLGMVTTLGMLLRTARHKLGALVRKYLASQRGHITAYRHCTTI, encoded by the coding sequence ATGAAGACGAAAGACGGCAATGCACCGCGCGCCTCTGTCTCCGTGATCATTCCCACCTACCGCCGGCCAGACGTGCTGCCACGCGCCATCTCCAGTGCGCTGCGGCAGACGCTGAAACCCGCGCAAATCCTGGTGGTGGATGACGGCTCTGGGGATCATTCCGCAGAGGTGGCGGGCAGTTTCCCCTCGGTCACCGTACTACAACAGGCCAACGCCGGCGCAGCGAATGCCCGCAATCTGGGGCTTCGCTCCTGCACCAGCGACTATGTCGTCTCGCTCGACCATGACGACGCTTGGGACGAGACGTTTCTGCAGATGGCAATCGATGCCCTTGAAACACATCAGGCAGACGTCGCGTGGGTGAACTTTCGTCAGAAGGGACGGCACTCTTTTCGGAACTATCTCCGAGCACACAAACACCTGGCCAGGCTTCTGGAATCCAGCGGCACGGAGGATGTGATACCGGTCGACCATGACACGGCCGTGGAGTTCCTCCTATTCTCCAATGGCGCCGCATCCAACAGTGCGCTGGTTTATCGCCGTAAAGCGCTTGGCGCCGGATGGGAGCCTGACACCCACGTGGCTGATGACCTTCGTCTGCTTGCCCGGCTGCTGACAAAACAACGTCTGAAGCATGTCTTTCTCCGGCAGCCACTGTGGACCAAGCATGAGGACGACGGCGGCTTCTCATTGAGCTCCGAATCCACTGTGCGCAAAAGCTTGAGCGATCATCTAGCGGTAGGGCAACTGATTGAGAGCCATCGCAGCTCAGCGGATGCGAAACACTGGAGAAAGAAGGTGGGCGACCTCCGCTACAAGCTCGCCTATCACTGCCTTTGGGACTCGAACGCACGCGCCGCTTTCAGCGAGGCCCGCACAGCCTACAAAGAGGTGGGCGTGACAAAAGGCCTGCTCAAGCTGGCAACGCTTGCCTTCCTGCGAAAAGGCTCGCACGCCCTCCACCTTCGCGCGACGCACCAGAAATCGCCCTCCCCACAGCTCGCAGCGCAAAACACCCCAGCCACCTCTGGGAGAACACCGTGGCTCAGCATCATCATTCCCGTATACGATGCGGCCGCGAAACTCGCTGGCACGCTCCGGTCCCTTCGTCTGCATGAAGCTCCCGGGGTGGAGATTGTCATCGTGGATGGGAGCCGTTGTGCCAAGACAGCTTCCGTGGTCACCGATTTCCAGGTAGCCCCGCCCAACTGCCTGCGCCTCATCGCTGAGCCGGACACCGGCATCTATGACGCGATGAACAAGGGCATCCAGCAGTCCCATGGTGACTGGCTGTACTTTCTCGGTGCGGGCGATCACCTCCTGCCCGGATCTCTCAGGGAGATGCAGCGCCACCTTTCCCCAGACACTCGATCACTCTACTACGGCAATGTACTCTGGAGCGGGAAGATCTATGACGGTCCCTTCACCGCCTCCAAGCTGTGCTGGTACAACATCTGCCACCAGGCGATTTTCTACGGTCGGCAGGTCTTCGAACTATTGGGTCACTACGACCTCCGCTATCCCGCCTGCGCTGATTGGGAGTTCAACCTGCGCTGCTACGGCACGCACGCCCTGCCAAAAATCCACCTCCCTGTCACCGTAGCAGAATATGAGAGTGGTGGAAGAAGCAGCTTGGGGGACCCGGCATTTGAACGCGATCGCTGGAGGCTTGCGCTCAAGCATCTCGGAATGGTCACCACGTTGGGAATGTTGCTGCGCACAGCCCGCCACAAGCTCGGGGCCCTGGTGCGCAAATACCTTGCCAGCCAGCGTGGGCACATAACTGCTTATCGCCATTGCACGACTATCTAA
- a CDS encoding ABC transporter ATP-binding protein, whose product MAGNIVLSVRELSKQYNLGQISTGTLVHDVNRWMHRLLGHPDPYEKVGGHTQTRGDGRTGKVQALQDVSFDVARGDVVGIIGGNGAGKSTLLKILSRVTAPSSGKANVKGRIASLLEVGTGFHPELTGEENIFLNGAMMGMTTRETRGRLDEIVAFSGIEPFLRTPVKRYSSGMYVKLAFAVAAHLDADILIVDEVLAVGDAEFQKKCLGKMQSVAEHGRTVLFVTHGMDSVRRLCNRAIWFEKGRVLQDSTDATAVVQEYLRKSICSTGETEWLSQEPRDERALLQPRRLALTADDGSLLRLPVPNTQPVNIQIECQSCAPESISHLGVVVSTEDGTVVFQSFFGDTAPDTWPRLDNELKLIMRLPPRYLNAGRYTVELASGTPLEWIHKPGFGNPSVNLEIQGGLSDSPRWRGRRPGVMAPIFQWHSQSEHAPPPTPS is encoded by the coding sequence ATGGCTGGCAACATCGTGCTTTCCGTCCGCGAGCTGAGCAAGCAGTACAACCTTGGGCAGATCAGCACGGGAACGTTGGTGCATGACGTGAATCGATGGATGCACCGCCTGCTTGGCCACCCTGACCCCTATGAGAAGGTGGGTGGACATACACAAACACGGGGAGATGGTCGTACGGGCAAAGTGCAAGCACTGCAGGACGTGTCCTTTGATGTCGCGCGTGGAGATGTGGTGGGCATCATCGGGGGGAATGGCGCTGGCAAGAGCACCCTTCTGAAAATCCTCTCCCGCGTCACTGCTCCCAGCTCGGGGAAAGCCAATGTCAAAGGCCGCATCGCCTCCCTTCTCGAAGTGGGCACTGGGTTTCACCCGGAACTAACCGGGGAGGAGAATATCTTTCTCAACGGCGCAATGATGGGCATGACCACCAGGGAGACACGAGGAAGACTCGATGAGATTGTGGCATTTTCCGGCATTGAGCCCTTTCTCCGCACACCGGTAAAGCGCTACTCCAGCGGTATGTATGTGAAACTGGCCTTCGCCGTGGCAGCACATCTGGATGCGGATATCCTGATCGTCGACGAAGTCCTGGCAGTAGGAGATGCAGAGTTCCAGAAGAAGTGCCTGGGCAAAATGCAATCCGTTGCCGAACATGGGCGGACCGTTTTGTTTGTGACGCACGGCATGGACTCCGTGAGACGACTGTGCAATCGAGCCATCTGGTTTGAGAAAGGCCGGGTATTGCAGGACTCCACAGACGCAACCGCCGTGGTACAGGAATACCTCCGCAAAAGCATCTGCTCCACTGGGGAAACCGAATGGCTATCGCAAGAACCACGCGATGAACGCGCTCTCTTGCAGCCCCGACGTCTGGCGCTCACCGCAGATGACGGCTCTCTATTGAGGCTGCCTGTGCCCAATACACAACCGGTTAACATTCAGATCGAATGCCAGTCCTGCGCTCCGGAGAGCATTTCCCATTTGGGCGTGGTTGTTTCTACGGAAGATGGCACGGTGGTGTTTCAATCCTTTTTTGGCGATACGGCACCTGATACCTGGCCGCGCTTAGATAATGAATTAAAGCTCATAATGAGGCTGCCACCTCGCTATTTAAATGCGGGTCGTTATACTGTAGAACTTGCCTCAGGCACACCGCTCGAGTGGATCCACAAGCCGGGCTTCGGAAACCCGTCGGTCAACCTGGAGATACAAGG